A window from Nitrospira sp. ND1 encodes these proteins:
- the hpnR gene encoding hopanoid C-3 methylase HpnR, whose amino-acid sequence MNVLLVHPSPLMYTKIYLRLEPLGLELVAAAARRAGHDVTLIDLQVESHASFVTLLQERRPDAIGFSCNYLANVPEIVDLARLTKQQLPRSAVFVGGHSASFVAQAMLEHADGAIDCVLKGEGESAIGPLLTAIEEDRSALAEVPGTVTRYAEGPPARMITSLNEVHPARDLLRHRRKYFIGVLDPCASIEFTRGCPWDCSFCSAWTFYGRSYRAASPDKIVDDLASIREPGVFIVDDVAFIQAKQGMAIGEAVSRRGIKKQYYLETRGDVLLRNKEVFQLWKRLGLAYMFIGIEAMDEEGLAHHRKRTTISKNLEALEFARSLGITVAINLIADPAWDRRRFEIVRQWCLEIPEIVNISVNTPYPGTESWHTEARHVTTRDYRLYDIQHAVLPTTLPLPEFYAELVKTQQILNQKHLGWNALKSTARIAAGHLLRGQTNFVKMLWKFNRVYDPKLQLADHARAVAYQMPLPPAQKQDISAGLLYIHRAQGRKGRALDDSTEQFVEATRTGASA is encoded by the coding sequence ATGAACGTGCTGCTCGTCCATCCAAGCCCATTGATGTATACGAAAATTTATCTGCGCCTGGAACCGCTGGGGCTTGAGCTCGTCGCAGCCGCCGCGCGCCGGGCCGGGCACGACGTCACGCTCATCGATCTGCAAGTGGAGTCGCACGCGTCGTTCGTCACGCTGCTGCAGGAGCGTCGTCCCGATGCGATCGGCTTTTCCTGTAACTATCTGGCCAACGTGCCCGAAATCGTCGATCTCGCGAGGCTCACGAAACAACAACTCCCGCGCAGTGCGGTCTTCGTCGGCGGGCACAGTGCATCGTTCGTGGCCCAAGCCATGCTTGAGCATGCGGACGGCGCGATCGACTGTGTCCTCAAGGGCGAAGGCGAGAGCGCCATCGGGCCGCTGTTAACGGCCATCGAAGAAGACCGGTCGGCTCTCGCAGAGGTCCCCGGCACCGTCACGCGCTATGCTGAAGGGCCGCCCGCCCGTATGATCACCAGCCTGAACGAGGTTCATCCGGCGCGCGACCTGCTGCGGCACCGGCGCAAATATTTCATCGGCGTGCTCGATCCCTGCGCCTCCATCGAATTCACCAGGGGGTGTCCCTGGGACTGCTCCTTCTGCAGCGCCTGGACCTTTTACGGACGGAGTTATCGCGCTGCCAGCCCCGACAAGATCGTGGACGATCTGGCGTCCATTCGAGAGCCCGGCGTATTCATTGTCGATGATGTCGCCTTTATTCAAGCCAAACAGGGCATGGCGATCGGAGAGGCCGTGTCTCGACGAGGAATCAAGAAGCAGTATTACCTGGAGACGAGAGGCGACGTGCTACTCCGCAACAAAGAGGTGTTTCAGCTGTGGAAGCGGCTGGGCCTCGCCTACATGTTCATCGGCATCGAGGCGATGGATGAAGAAGGGCTGGCGCACCATCGCAAACGCACCACGATCAGCAAGAACCTCGAAGCGCTCGAATTCGCCCGCTCGCTCGGTATAACGGTCGCCATCAACCTGATCGCCGATCCCGCTTGGGATCGACGGCGCTTCGAGATCGTCCGGCAGTGGTGCCTGGAGATCCCCGAGATCGTGAACATCAGCGTGAACACGCCCTATCCCGGAACCGAATCGTGGCATACCGAAGCCCGGCATGTGACGACTCGGGATTACCGCCTCTACGACATCCAACATGCCGTCCTTCCGACCACCTTACCGCTGCCGGAATTTTATGCGGAATTGGTCAAGACGCAGCAGATCCTGAATCAGAAGCACCTGGGATGGAACGCCTTAAAATCGACGGCGCGTATCGCGGCCGGACATCTGCTGCGCGGCCAGACAAATTTCGTGAAGATGCTGTGGAAGTTCAATCGCGTGTACGATCCGAAGCTTCAACTGGCCGATCATGCCCGGGCCGTCGCGTACCAGATGCCGCTCCCGCCTGCACAGAAACAAGACATCAGCGCCGGCCTGCTGTACATCCATCGTGCCCAGGGTCGCAAAGGCCGGGCCTTGGACGATTCCACCGAACAATTCGTCGAAGCGACGAGAACCGGAGCGAGCGCATAA
- a CDS encoding type II toxin-antitoxin system RelE/ParE family toxin, whose protein sequence is MLELSTTATFDALFSKLPKPIQRKAASKTDLFRENPFYPSLHTEKLRPKHHEVWSFRVDRSYRIIFKFLGPNQVQLRYIGHHHSIYDYDMFK, encoded by the coding sequence ATGCTCGAGCTTTCCACTACCGCAACCTTCGACGCCCTTTTCTCCAAGCTTCCCAAACCAATTCAACGAAAGGCCGCTTCCAAAACGGATCTCTTCCGGGAGAATCCGTTTTACCCATCGCTCCATACAGAGAAGCTCCGCCCCAAACATCACGAAGTGTGGAGCTTTCGTGTCGATCGATCCTATCGCATCATCTTTAAATTCCTCGGCCCGAACCAGGTGCAGCTCCGGTACATCGGCCATCACCACTCGATTTACGACTACGACATGTTCAAGTAA